The proteins below are encoded in one region of Peribacillus muralis:
- a CDS encoding methylated-DNA--[protein]-cysteine S-methyltransferase, producing MSELYKLDYQSPIGVIEISGTNKAICSIMFAERDMKLNGMQERTPKVLVECFNQLDEYFKGERREFTFPYILDGTIFQKNVWNALTGILYADTGSYKDIAVTIGNEKAIRAVGSANGRNKLSIVVPCHRIIGSNGKLTGYAGGLWRKEWLLQHERRFKLET from the coding sequence ATGAGTGAATTATATAAATTGGATTATCAATCGCCGATTGGAGTAATCGAGATATCAGGAACGAATAAGGCCATCTGCTCGATAATGTTTGCTGAAAGGGACATGAAGTTGAATGGCATGCAAGAGCGGACGCCCAAGGTTTTGGTGGAGTGCTTCAATCAGCTTGATGAGTATTTCAAAGGTGAACGCAGGGAATTTACATTTCCCTATATCCTTGACGGGACGATCTTTCAGAAAAATGTCTGGAATGCACTAACGGGAATCCTGTACGCTGACACAGGCTCCTATAAAGACATTGCCGTTACCATCGGCAATGAAAAAGCCATTAGGGCAGTAGGGAGCGCCAATGGCAGGAATAAGTTAAGCATCGTGGTTCCTTGTCATCGCATCATAGGTTCGAATGGGAAATTGACCGGGTATGCGGGTGGCTTATGGAGGAAGGAATGGCTCCTTCAGCATGAAAGGCGTTTTAAGCTGGAAACGTGA
- a CDS encoding ABC transporter ATP-binding protein: protein MLKLQNISKQYNDKFVLENINLEIETGEIVSLLGPSGSGKTTLLNIILGLTSVEQGKIIFNETDLSNVRMKERGFNIVFQDYALFPHLDAYENIVYGLRNKKGVVTDEELQEYIDFLELKPHLNKKTAELSGGQKQRVALARTLVMKPKILLLDEPLSALDGVIKESIKQRIKSIARQFKLTTIIVTHDPEEALTMSDKILIINKGSVSQFGSPKEIINQPANDFVKEFILKQLEIKRENIYNLFGEKYA from the coding sequence TTGCTGAAATTACAGAATATTAGCAAGCAATACAATGATAAATTCGTTTTAGAAAATATAAATCTTGAAATAGAAACAGGGGAGATCGTTTCACTGTTAGGCCCAAGCGGGAGCGGAAAAACTACTTTGTTGAATATTATCCTGGGGCTAACGAGTGTGGAGCAGGGAAAAATCATTTTTAACGAAACCGATTTGAGCAACGTGCGGATGAAGGAACGAGGGTTTAATATAGTTTTCCAAGATTATGCGCTTTTTCCTCATTTAGATGCATACGAAAATATTGTTTATGGACTAAGGAATAAAAAGGGAGTGGTAACTGATGAAGAATTACAGGAATATATCGATTTCCTGGAGCTGAAGCCTCATTTGAACAAGAAAACGGCTGAATTGTCAGGTGGGCAGAAACAGCGGGTAGCGCTCGCAAGGACCCTCGTCATGAAGCCGAAAATATTATTGCTCGATGAACCATTGAGTGCATTGGATGGAGTCATCAAGGAATCGATCAAGCAACGCATCAAATCGATTGCAAGACAATTCAAGCTCACGACGATCATCGTTACGCATGACCCGGAAGAGGCGTTGACGATGTCCGATAAAATTTTGATCATCAACAAAGGGAGTGTTTCCCAATTTGGATCGCCTAAAGAAATCATCAATCAGCCGGCCAATGATTTTGTTAAGGAATTCATTCTTAAACAACTGGAGATCAAGAGAGAAAATATTTATAACTTATTCGGTGAAAAGTATGCGTGA
- a CDS encoding DeoR/GlpR family DNA-binding transcription regulator, protein MLPLERQKKIIELLTIRKVMKLAELTEELQVSIETLRRDMNLLTRQGKIEKIYGGVKLAQSKFGESMIEERMFSQVREKERIAQKCSEYIHDGDCIYIDSGSTTYQIAKYIKQKKKLTVITNSIPVVNELLHSEIEILIIGGKVRQNEQSIVAFDYLFNFSELNIAKAFICASGITIEKGISDYNLEEANTRKKIIELSQQVYVAADSSKFGKDVTIGIAPMDKIDYIVTDDYLHQDFISSFTDTGTHLLLS, encoded by the coding sequence ATGCTTCCACTTGAAAGGCAAAAGAAGATCATCGAGTTATTGACGATAAGAAAAGTCATGAAGCTTGCCGAGCTTACTGAAGAACTGCAAGTTTCCATTGAAACGCTCAGGAGAGATATGAACCTTCTCACTAGACAAGGCAAAATAGAAAAGATTTATGGAGGCGTAAAGCTGGCTCAATCCAAATTTGGGGAATCGATGATAGAGGAAAGGATGTTCAGCCAAGTACGTGAAAAAGAAAGAATCGCCCAAAAATGCAGTGAATATATTCATGATGGTGACTGCATTTATATCGATAGTGGTTCGACCACCTATCAAATCGCGAAATATATAAAACAGAAAAAGAAACTGACCGTGATAACCAATTCCATTCCTGTCGTGAACGAGCTCCTTCATAGTGAAATTGAAATATTGATCATAGGAGGAAAGGTTCGGCAAAATGAACAATCCATCGTCGCATTTGACTACCTATTCAACTTTAGCGAATTGAATATAGCAAAGGCCTTCATATGTGCGAGTGGCATTACGATTGAAAAAGGCATTTCCGACTATAATTTGGAGGAAGCGAACACGAGGAAGAAAATCATCGAATTATCACAACAGGTGTATGTTGCCGCGGACAGCTCGAAGTTCGGCAAAGACGTGACCATCGGGATTGCCCCAATGGATAAAATCGATTACATCGTTACTGACGATTATTTGCATCAAGATTTCATCTCTTCGTTTACTGATACAGGCACACATTTGCTTCTTTCTTAA